The Clostridioides difficile genome has a segment encoding these proteins:
- the glyQ gene encoding glycine--tRNA ligase subunit alpha: MNFQEMILALQKYWSKQGCIMMQPYDVEKGAGTMNPNTFLRSLGPEPWQVCYVEPSRRPADGRYGENPNRLYQHHQFQVILKPSPDNIQELYLESLKEIGIDPNEHDIRFVEDNWEAATVGAWGLGWEVWLDGMEITQFTYFQQVGNIECELETGEITYGLERLAMYIQEVDSVYDLKWNDKITYGEVFNKAEYENSVYAFELCDADMLFNLFDIYEKEALRLMESGLVIPSYDYVLKCSHAFNTLDARGAIGVSQRASFIGRVRNMAKTVAETFVKQREEMGFPLLKDGDK; this comes from the coding sequence ATGAATTTTCAAGAAATGATACTGGCATTGCAAAAATACTGGTCAAAGCAAGGTTGTATCATGATGCAACCTTATGATGTTGAAAAAGGTGCTGGAACTATGAATCCTAATACTTTTTTAAGATCATTAGGACCTGAGCCTTGGCAAGTATGCTATGTAGAGCCTTCAAGAAGACCAGCAGATGGAAGATATGGTGAAAACCCAAACAGATTATATCAACATCATCAATTCCAAGTTATACTAAAGCCATCTCCAGATAATATACAAGAATTGTATTTAGAGAGCTTAAAAGAAATTGGAATTGACCCAAATGAACATGATATAAGATTTGTTGAAGACAACTGGGAAGCTGCTACAGTTGGTGCTTGGGGACTTGGATGGGAAGTTTGGTTAGATGGTATGGAAATAACTCAATTTACATACTTCCAACAAGTAGGTAATATTGAATGTGAGCTTGAGACAGGAGAAATTACATATGGATTAGAAAGATTAGCTATGTACATTCAAGAAGTTGATAGTGTTTATGATTTAAAATGGAATGATAAAATAACTTATGGCGAAGTGTTTAATAAAGCTGAATATGAAAACTCAGTGTATGCGTTTGAATTATGTGATGCAGATATGTTGTTTAATCTGTTTGATATATATGAAAAAGAAGCATTAAGACTTATGGAAAGTGGCCTTGTAATACCTTCATATGACTATGTATTAAAATGTTCTCATGCATTTAATACATTGGATGCAAGAGGAGCAATAGGTGTTAGTCAAAGGGCTTCATTTATAGGTAGAGTTAGAAATATGGCAAAAACTGTTGCAGAAACTTTTGTAAAACAAAGAGAAGAAATGGGATTCCCTCTTTTAAAGGACGGTGACAAATAA
- the glyS gene encoding glycine--tRNA ligase subunit beta, translating into MKNYLLFEIGVEEMPSRFMGSTLEQLKNNLNKLFEENRISFNKIDAYGTPRRLTLVVEGLSDKQSDLEEEIKGPAKKIAVDAENNFTKPALGFIKSKGLSESDIYFKQVGKDEYIFATIKQAGKDTAEVLKEILPETIKSVVFPKAMRWGGKNLKFARPIRWIVTLLNDKVLEFDLEGIVSSNVTKGHRFLGESTIEVNSIEEYFEKLEKNYIVLDQNKRKEIIRKQCIEVANSLGGEVELDEDLLEEVTYLVEYPTAFYGEFNTDYIKLPKEVVITPMKQHQRYFPVLKEGKLLPNFIAVRNGDSYRIDNVKAGNEKVLEARLADALFFYREDTKRNLESYIEKLKTVVFQVKLGTIYDKTLRLEKLSADILDSLGLADEKADTMRAAKLSKADLVTGMVGEFDELQGFMGKEYAKVGGENGVVSEAIFEHYLPRFAGDILPKTNAGVALSIADKLDSIAGFFAIGIQPTGSQDPYALRRQALGILSILMDRKVAVDLKVLIEHALDNYSDLDFNKEEVVEQIMNFFNERVKNLFKDLGIRYDVVDAVLSSDINDISDMHMRALELNNWLEKDELVEMLTAFNRVSTLAQKAECDKVDENLLKEDAEIKLYNEFKQVKIKVEELLKDKKYGIALDEFASLRPVVDNLFDSVMVMDNDESIKNNRLGLLKQIYDTMLEICDLSKIVYK; encoded by the coding sequence ATGAAAAATTATCTTTTATTTGAAATCGGTGTTGAAGAAATGCCATCAAGATTTATGGGTAGTACACTAGAACAATTAAAAAACAATCTTAATAAATTATTTGAAGAAAATAGAATATCTTTTAATAAAATAGATGCCTATGGAACACCAAGAAGATTGACTTTAGTAGTTGAAGGTTTAAGTGATAAGCAAAGTGATTTAGAAGAAGAAATAAAAGGTCCTGCTAAGAAGATTGCTGTTGATGCAGAAAATAATTTCACAAAACCAGCTTTAGGATTTATAAAAAGTAAAGGATTAAGTGAATCTGATATATATTTTAAACAAGTTGGAAAAGATGAATATATTTTTGCTACTATAAAGCAAGCAGGGAAAGACACTGCAGAAGTGTTAAAAGAGATATTACCAGAAACTATAAAATCTGTAGTATTCCCAAAAGCTATGCGTTGGGGAGGAAAAAACTTAAAATTTGCAAGACCTATAAGATGGATAGTTACATTGTTAAATGATAAGGTATTAGAATTTGATTTAGAAGGAATAGTATCTTCTAATGTAACAAAAGGACATAGATTCTTAGGGGAAAGTACAATAGAAGTAAATTCTATAGAAGAATATTTTGAAAAATTAGAGAAAAATTATATAGTCTTAGACCAAAATAAGAGAAAAGAAATTATAAGAAAACAATGTATAGAAGTAGCCAACTCTTTAGGTGGTGAAGTTGAGCTTGATGAAGATTTACTTGAAGAGGTAACTTACTTAGTTGAATATCCAACTGCTTTTTATGGCGAATTTAATACAGATTATATAAAACTACCAAAAGAAGTTGTTATAACTCCTATGAAACAACATCAAAGGTATTTCCCAGTACTTAAAGAAGGAAAACTGTTACCTAACTTTATCGCTGTTAGAAATGGAGACTCTTACAGAATAGATAATGTTAAAGCTGGAAATGAAAAAGTTTTAGAAGCAAGACTTGCTGATGCTTTATTTTTCTATAGAGAAGATACTAAGAGAAACTTAGAAAGCTACATAGAAAAATTAAAAACTGTTGTTTTCCAAGTAAAATTAGGTACTATTTATGACAAAACTTTAAGACTTGAAAAATTAAGTGCTGATATACTTGATAGTTTAGGACTAGCAGATGAAAAGGCAGATACTATGAGAGCTGCTAAATTATCTAAAGCAGACTTAGTTACTGGAATGGTAGGCGAATTTGACGAATTACAAGGTTTTATGGGAAAAGAATATGCAAAGGTTGGAGGAGAAAATGGTGTTGTAAGTGAAGCTATTTTTGAACATTATTTACCAAGATTTGCAGGAGATATTCTTCCTAAAACTAATGCAGGGGTAGCTTTATCAATAGCTGATAAACTAGATTCAATAGCAGGATTTTTTGCTATAGGAATACAACCAACAGGTTCTCAAGACCCATACGCTTTAAGAAGACAAGCTTTAGGTATACTTAGTATACTTATGGATAGAAAAGTAGCTGTAGACTTAAAAGTACTTATTGAACATGCTTTAGATAATTATTCTGATTTAGATTTTAATAAAGAAGAAGTTGTTGAGCAAATAATGAACTTCTTTAATGAAAGAGTAAAAAATCTATTTAAAGATTTAGGTATAAGATATGATGTTGTTGATGCTGTTTTAAGTTCTGATATAAATGATATTTCTGATATGCATATGAGAGCCTTAGAGCTTAATAATTGGTTAGAAAAAGATGAATTAGTGGAAATGCTTACTGCATTTAATAGAGTTTCTACTTTGGCTCAAAAAGCAGAATGTGATAAAGTTGACGAAAATCTATTAAAAGAAGATGCTGAAATTAAGCTTTATAATGAATTTAAGCAAGTAAAAATAAAAGTAGAAGAATTGTTAAAAGATAAGAAATACGGTATTGCTTTAGATGAATTTGCATCTTTAAGACCTGTAGTTGATAACCTATTTGATTCAGTTATGGTTATGGATAATGATGAATCAATCAAGAACAACAGACTTGGTCTACTTAAACAAATATATGATACTATGTTAGAAATTTGTGATTTATCTAAAATAGTTTATAAATAG
- a CDS encoding nitrite/sulfite reductase — MDNLKKTLLNELPNFKEYSSKLLNGEINKMQYKGFSGGYGVYAQRDKKSFMIRLRVSAGVLSKSQLEKIYKMAIKHKLDKIHLTTRQAIQLHDLSIDSIVDIMEEGIKNDIFTRGGGGNYPRNVGLSPLSGVDPDEAFDVTPYAVATDKYFIKNATTYHLPRKLKVSYSSCYTDAAHCSIQDLGFVATLKNGEPYFRVFLGGGLGKQPKVALELDEVIKPKDALYCVEGMIKFFMACGNYENKNRARVRYMVETLGEDMFLEKFKEYYKVEKEKGNLELNVEQIDYSKSGVKIDLHDSNLHESRLIAQKQDGLYTVYIHPIGGLLSTKDLNFLLQELDNIKNPMIRLGMTEGLYILNLDGNEAKKILEISKTISCNSQLEQSVSCIGVPICQMGIQNSQKMLHEIIDYFRLQNNEEVLNKAPKLYISGCLNSCGVHQIGSIGLCGKKKNVNGVSTDAFELFTGGSFEIGKTKLGKSIGDFKASDLPKMIYEIAELSSGNFYEWINSNDDLLNKITDKYKI, encoded by the coding sequence ATGGACAATTTAAAAAAGACATTGTTAAATGAACTCCCTAATTTTAAAGAATATTCTTCAAAGTTATTAAATGGAGAAATAAATAAAATGCAATATAAAGGATTTTCTGGTGGATATGGAGTTTATGCTCAAAGAGACAAGAAATCATTTATGATAAGACTTCGAGTATCTGCTGGAGTATTGTCGAAATCTCAACTTGAAAAAATTTATAAAATGGCTATCAAGCATAAACTAGATAAAATACATTTGACAACTAGGCAAGCTATACAATTACATGACTTATCTATAGACTCTATAGTTGATATTATGGAAGAAGGAATAAAAAATGATATCTTTACTAGAGGTGGTGGTGGTAACTATCCTAGAAATGTAGGTTTATCTCCCTTATCAGGAGTTGACCCTGACGAAGCTTTTGATGTTACGCCTTATGCAGTTGCTACTGATAAATATTTTATCAAAAATGCTACTACATATCACTTGCCTAGGAAGCTAAAAGTTTCTTATTCTAGTTGTTACACAGATGCTGCCCACTGTAGTATACAAGACTTAGGATTTGTAGCCACTCTAAAAAATGGCGAACCATATTTTAGAGTTTTCTTAGGTGGAGGTTTAGGTAAACAACCTAAAGTTGCTTTAGAACTTGATGAAGTTATAAAACCTAAAGATGCATTATATTGTGTAGAAGGAATGATTAAATTCTTTATGGCTTGTGGTAATTATGAAAATAAAAACAGAGCTAGAGTTAGATATATGGTTGAAACTCTTGGAGAGGATATGTTTTTAGAAAAATTTAAAGAATACTATAAAGTAGAAAAAGAAAAAGGTAATCTTGAGCTTAATGTTGAACAAATTGACTATTCTAAGTCTGGAGTTAAGATAGATTTACATGATTCTAATTTACATGAATCTAGGTTAATAGCTCAAAAACAAGATGGTTTATATACTGTATATATACATCCAATTGGAGGTCTATTATCTACTAAAGATTTAAATTTTTTACTTCAAGAGTTAGATAATATTAAGAATCCTATGATTAGATTAGGTATGACTGAAGGATTGTACATCTTAAATTTAGATGGAAATGAGGCAAAAAAGATATTAGAAATAAGCAAGACTATAAGTTGTAACTCCCAATTAGAACAAAGTGTTTCCTGTATAGGTGTTCCTATTTGCCAGATGGGTATACAAAATAGTCAAAAAATGTTACATGAAATAATAGATTATTTTAGATTACAAAACAATGAAGAAGTTTTAAATAAAGCTCCTAAACTTTACATTTCGGGATGTCTAAATTCATGTGGTGTTCACCAAATTGGTAGTATAGGATTATGTGGTAAAAAGAAAAATGTCAATGGTGTATCTACAGATGCATTTGAGCTATTTACTGGAGGCAGTTTTGAAATAGGTAAGACTAAATTAGGAAAATCTATAGGGGATTTTAAAGCTAGTGACCTTCCAAAAATGATTTATGAGATAGCTGAGCTTTCATCAGGAAATTTTTATGAATGGATAAATTCAAATGATGATTTATTAAATAAAATAACTGATAAGTATAAAATATAA
- a CDS encoding IclR family transcriptional regulator, with amino-acid sequence MGEIINALDRALDIILLLYHEKREMGITEISKVMGVYKSTVHRTLVTLENKGFVIQNTENGKYWLGINLYAIGMVVGEQMSLTEIVKPYTKKLNQEFNEVVNVSILEERAQDSPRSIIIHKEYGSNQLLSVNPSVGSSSECYCSAVGKCLMAFNDSIDFEKYRKTPIHKYTEHTIDNWDDMMIFLAKIKEQGYALDDQELEHGLTCIGAPILDKNNKAIAAISLSGPTIRMREGDFEYKIKRVIETAKSISELFR; translated from the coding sequence ATGGGAGAAATAATAAATGCATTAGATAGAGCCCTAGACATAATTTTGCTATTGTATCATGAAAAGAGAGAAATGGGAATAACTGAAATAAGTAAGGTTATGGGAGTATATAAGAGTACAGTACATAGAACTTTAGTAACTCTTGAAAACAAAGGTTTTGTTATACAAAATACTGAAAATGGTAAGTATTGGTTAGGAATAAATTTATATGCAATAGGTATGGTTGTGGGAGAGCAAATGTCATTAACTGAAATAGTAAAACCATATACGAAAAAATTAAATCAAGAATTTAACGAAGTAGTTAATGTGTCTATACTAGAGGAAAGAGCTCAAGATTCTCCAAGAAGTATAATAATACATAAAGAATATGGTTCAAATCAATTACTCTCAGTAAATCCGTCAGTTGGCTCCAGTAGCGAATGTTATTGTTCAGCGGTTGGAAAATGTCTTATGGCATTTAATGATTCTATAGATTTTGAAAAATACAGAAAAACTCCAATACACAAATATACAGAGCATACAATTGATAATTGGGATGACATGATGATTTTTCTGGCAAAAATAAAAGAACAAGGATATGCTCTAGATGACCAAGAACTAGAACATGGTTTAACTTGTATTGGAGCACCTATTTTGGATAAAAACAATAAAGCTATAGCAGCAATAAGTCTATCAGGTCCTACTATAAGGATGCGAGAAGGAGACTTTGAATATAAGATTAAGAGAGTTATAGAAACTGCAAAGAGTATATCTGAACTTTTTAGATAA
- a CDS encoding 4Fe-4S binding protein, whose amino-acid sequence MEKVKLSVERCKGCYLCIEACKKEAISLSDYTNKKGFVTVKVDEEKCVQCGACYTMCPDLVFEIL is encoded by the coding sequence ATGGAAAAAGTCAAGTTGAGTGTTGAAAGATGTAAAGGGTGTTATCTTTGTATTGAAGCTTGCAAAAAAGAAGCAATAAGTCTTTCTGATTACACAAATAAAAAAGGCTTTGTAACAGTCAAAGTCGATGAAGAAAAGTGTGTTCAATGTGGCGCTTGTTATACAATGTGTCCTGATTTAGTATTTGAGATATTATAA
- the vorB gene encoding 3-methyl-2-oxobutanoate dehydrogenase subunit VorB — translation MQSLLIKGNEALAEGAIRGGCRFYAGYPITPQSEILEMMAWRQKEVGGVFIQGESEIASVNMVMGASALGARAMTSSSGPGFSLKQEGIAYWVSAGLPAVVACVQRYGIGDGFIGAGQDNYWQAVKGGGNGDYHLIVLAPNSVQENMDMAYESFELAEKYMHPVLILSDATIGQMVEPCMAPPMKEYDKDKAPWAAKGTPVGEKNKVITDITYFEDQDTWQKGYIEKMRKVQENEQRWEEIEIEDADVVFVAYGISSRIAEGAVRDARAKGIKLGLIRPKTLWPYPRKAFKKLKDSLKGLVTVEMNMMAQMKEDVIIACNNRFPVYSVATAQYMAEVNQLIDFAQEIIDGKAKQEEVF, via the coding sequence ATGCAAAGTTTATTAATTAAGGGAAATGAAGCCTTAGCAGAAGGAGCTATACGTGGTGGATGTAGATTTTATGCAGGTTATCCAATAACACCACAATCAGAGATATTAGAAATGATGGCTTGGAGACAAAAAGAGGTTGGAGGAGTATTTATTCAAGGAGAATCTGAAATAGCCAGTGTAAATATGGTTATGGGGGCAAGTGCACTTGGAGCAAGAGCTATGACATCTTCATCTGGACCTGGATTTTCATTAAAGCAAGAAGGAATTGCATATTGGGTATCAGCTGGTTTACCAGCAGTTGTAGCATGTGTACAAAGATATGGTATAGGAGATGGATTTATAGGAGCTGGTCAAGATAATTACTGGCAAGCTGTAAAAGGTGGAGGAAATGGAGATTATCATTTAATCGTATTGGCGCCTAACAGTGTTCAAGAAAATATGGATATGGCATATGAGTCTTTTGAATTAGCTGAAAAATATATGCATCCAGTACTTATACTTTCTGATGCTACAATAGGTCAAATGGTAGAACCTTGTATGGCACCACCAATGAAAGAATATGATAAGGATAAAGCTCCATGGGCAGCAAAAGGAACTCCTGTTGGAGAAAAAAATAAAGTAATAACTGATATAACATATTTTGAAGACCAAGATACATGGCAAAAAGGTTATATAGAAAAAATGAGAAAAGTTCAAGAAAATGAGCAAAGATGGGAAGAGATAGAGATAGAAGATGCAGATGTGGTATTTGTTGCATATGGAATTTCTTCAAGAATAGCAGAAGGTGCAGTTAGAGATGCAAGAGCAAAAGGTATAAAACTTGGATTAATAAGACCAAAAACATTGTGGCCTTACCCAAGAAAAGCTTTCAAAAAGTTAAAAGATTCATTAAAAGGGCTTGTAACAGTTGAAATGAACATGATGGCACAAATGAAGGAAGATGTAATTATAGCATGTAATAATAGATTCCCAGTATATTCAGTGGCAACAGCTCAATATATGGCAGAAGTAAATCAATTAATAGATTTTGCTCAAGAGATTATAGATGGAAAAGCTAAGCAAGAGGAGGTATTTTAA
- a CDS encoding thiamine pyrophosphate-dependent enzyme, producing the protein MAKKAPAIMMCENMFCGGCGHSIVDRIIGEVLTEMDICQDTIICSDIGCNHMFQFSMNVDVVVPPHGKMGAAMAAMKRVRPDKYIFTIAGDGGAYAIGLGETMSAATRNDNVIFLVMNNNMFAMTGGQMAPTTVQGQHTASTPAGRTYEDHGSTFDVVKVMGNLDIAYLARGTIINPKEINTTKRYIKKALEKQKDKKGFCLIEILVPCPTNWGLKPVDAMKRIENELVPKYPLGEFID; encoded by the coding sequence ATGGCTAAAAAAGCACCAGCAATAATGATGTGTGAAAATATGTTCTGTGGAGGCTGTGGACACTCTATAGTCGATAGAATTATTGGAGAAGTATTAACAGAAATGGATATATGTCAAGATACGATTATATGCTCAGATATAGGATGTAATCATATGTTTCAATTTAGTATGAATGTAGATGTTGTTGTTCCTCCTCATGGTAAAATGGGTGCAGCTATGGCAGCTATGAAAAGAGTTAGACCAGATAAATATATATTTACAATAGCTGGAGATGGTGGAGCTTATGCAATAGGGCTTGGAGAAACTATGTCGGCTGCTACTAGAAATGATAATGTAATATTTTTAGTTATGAATAATAATATGTTTGCAATGACAGGTGGGCAAATGGCTCCAACTACTGTACAAGGTCAACATACAGCTTCTACTCCAGCAGGTAGAACATATGAAGATCATGGTTCAACATTTGATGTTGTAAAGGTTATGGGAAATTTAGATATAGCATACTTGGCAAGAGGAACAATAATTAACCCTAAAGAAATAAATACAACAAAAAGATATATCAAAAAAGCACTTGAAAAACAAAAAGATAAGAAAGGTTTTTGCTTAATAGAAATACTTGTACCATGTCCAACAAACTGGGGATTAAAGCCAGTAGATGCTATGAAGAGAATAGAAAATGAGCTTGTTCCAAAGTATCCACTTGGAGAATTTATTGATTAG
- a CDS encoding 2-oxoacid:acceptor oxidoreductase family protein, producing the protein MLNEIICAGFGGQGVLTAGKIIMYVAYKAEKKITWFPSYGNEMRGGSANCNVVVSDDKIANPCVKNPDILLGMNSVSVDKYESLMKANGYMFVNESLVNKDRKYREDINVIKVPVTEIAQNLGNEKSANICMLGAMVKNLDLFTKEEFESGMCEYFENQGKGKFNAKNVEAFEAGYDYE; encoded by the coding sequence ATGTTAAATGAAATTATATGTGCTGGTTTTGGAGGACAGGGAGTTCTTACAGCAGGAAAAATTATAATGTATGTTGCATATAAGGCAGAAAAAAAGATTACATGGTTTCCATCTTATGGAAATGAGATGAGAGGAGGAAGTGCAAATTGTAATGTTGTTGTAAGTGATGATAAAATTGCAAATCCTTGTGTAAAAAACCCAGATATATTATTGGGAATGAATAGTGTATCAGTAGATAAGTATGAAAGTTTAATGAAAGCAAATGGTTATATGTTTGTCAATGAATCACTAGTAAATAAGGATAGAAAATATAGAGAAGATATTAATGTTATAAAAGTACCTGTTACTGAAATAGCTCAAAATTTAGGTAATGAAAAATCTGCTAATATTTGCATGTTAGGCGCTATGGTGAAAAATTTAGATTTATTTACAAAGGAAGAATTTGAAAGTGGTATGTGTGAATACTTTGAAAATCAAGGTAAAGGAAAGTTTAATGCTAAAAATGTAGAAGCATTTGAAGCTGGATATGACTATGAGTGA
- the buk gene encoding butyrate kinase has translation MKILVINPGGTSTKISVFQDKDEVLKKNITHTREDLKKFSKVFDEYDYRKQLIVDVLSSENHDINSFDAVVGRGGLMKAIKGGTYIVSKDMIEDMKNEINGEHASNLGALLAKTIADEIGVKSFVVDPVSVDEFDDVSRITGISDIEKASWLHALNHKAVSRKIAQKLGGKYEDYNFIVAHLGSGISIVAHKKGKMIDGSGGRSDGPFSPERSGGLLAYPLIELCYSGKYTHDEMVAKVSSIGGMYDYLGTKDMIEIENRIKDGDEKAKLIMDAFIYQTAKEISMYGASLSGDIDRIILTGGISHSETVTKGIIEKVSYLAPVEIVAGEMEMEALALGALRVLNGEEMAKTY, from the coding sequence GTGAAAATTTTAGTAATTAATCCTGGTGGTACATCTACAAAGATTTCTGTATTTCAAGATAAAGATGAAGTTTTGAAAAAAAATATAACTCATACAAGAGAAGATTTAAAAAAATTTTCCAAGGTATTTGATGAATATGATTATAGAAAGCAATTAATAGTGGATGTTTTAAGCAGTGAAAATCATGATATAAATTCTTTTGATGCAGTAGTTGGCCGTGGCGGACTTATGAAGGCTATAAAAGGTGGTACTTATATCGTAAGTAAAGATATGATTGAGGATATGAAAAATGAAATAAATGGAGAACATGCATCAAACTTAGGAGCATTGTTAGCTAAGACTATAGCAGATGAAATAGGAGTGAAGTCATTTGTAGTAGACCCAGTTTCTGTAGATGAATTTGATGATGTATCAAGAATTACAGGTATATCAGATATAGAAAAAGCTAGCTGGTTGCATGCACTAAATCATAAAGCCGTATCAAGAAAGATAGCACAAAAACTAGGTGGAAAATATGAAGATTATAACTTTATTGTAGCTCACCTAGGTTCTGGAATATCGATTGTAGCACATAAAAAAGGAAAAATGATAGATGGAAGTGGTGGAAGGTCTGATGGTCCATTTTCTCCAGAAAGAAGTGGAGGATTACTTGCATACCCTCTTATAGAATTATGTTACTCAGGAAAATATACTCATGATGAAATGGTTGCAAAAGTAAGCTCAATTGGAGGGATGTATGATTATTTGGGAACAAAAGATATGATAGAAATTGAAAATAGAATTAAAGATGGTGATGAGAAAGCTAAACTCATAATGGATGCGTTTATCTATCAAACAGCTAAAGAGATTTCTATGTATGGAGCTTCACTTTCTGGAGATATAGATAGGATTATTTTAACAGGGGGAATATCACATTCGGAAACGGTAACTAAAGGAATCATAGAAAAAGTTTCATATTTAGCACCAGTAGAGATAGTGGCAGGTGAGATGGAAATGGAAGCACTTGCTCTTGGAGCTCTTAGAGTTCTTAATGGAGAAGAAATGGCAAAAACTTATTAA
- a CDS encoding bifunctional enoyl-CoA hydratase/phosphate acetyltransferase: MLKDFNNLVEEAKKLEPVIVSVAVAEDEEVLKAVKSATDLNLIKPILVGDKDKIENISKEIGLKGYEIIGCQNPDESVKKAVEIVKNKDAKILMKGLVNTSVYMRAILNKEFGLRTGRLLSLLAVYELPQYHKLLYCTDSGINVSPNLNQKKDIMINSLLTMKSIGMENPKTAILTANEMVDPKIQSTVDANSLVEMVKSGEIPNCIAEGPIAFDVAFDAYAAKHKGIKSNIAGDVDLLVFPNIEAGNILGKSWLRFNKAKWAGIVLGATNPIILGSRSDTAEIKINSIALACLASQ, from the coding sequence ATGTTAAAAGATTTTAATAATTTAGTAGAAGAAGCTAAAAAACTTGAACCTGTTATTGTAAGTGTTGCTGTTGCAGAAGATGAAGAAGTGTTAAAAGCTGTAAAATCAGCAACAGATTTAAATCTTATAAAGCCAATTCTTGTAGGCGATAAAGATAAAATAGAAAATATATCAAAAGAGATTGGACTAAAGGGATATGAAATAATAGGATGTCAAAATCCTGATGAATCAGTTAAAAAAGCTGTAGAGATAGTTAAAAATAAGGATGCTAAAATTCTTATGAAGGGGTTAGTTAATACAAGTGTTTATATGAGAGCTATATTAAATAAAGAGTTTGGTCTTAGAACAGGAAGGCTTTTAAGCTTACTTGCAGTATATGAATTACCTCAATACCACAAACTTCTTTATTGTACAGATAGTGGGATAAATGTATCTCCAAATTTAAATCAGAAAAAAGATATAATGATAAATTCACTTCTTACTATGAAGAGTATAGGTATGGAAAATCCTAAAACTGCAATACTCACTGCAAATGAAATGGTAGACCCTAAAATACAATCTACAGTAGATGCTAATTCACTTGTAGAAATGGTGAAATCAGGAGAAATACCAAATTGTATAGCAGAAGGTCCAATAGCCTTTGATGTTGCATTTGATGCATATGCAGCAAAGCATAAAGGTATCAAAAGCAATATCGCTGGCGATGTTGACTTACTTGTATTTCCAAATATAGAGGCAGGAAACATATTAGGAAAGTCATGGCTTAGATTCAATAAAGCTAAGTGGGCAGGTATAGTTTTGGGGGCAACAAATCCAATAATTTTAGGTTCACGTTCTGATACAGCTGAAATTAAAATAAATTCAATAGCATTAGCTTGCTTAGCATCACAATAA